One genomic window of Pseudomonas chlororaphis subsp. piscium includes the following:
- a CDS encoding polyamine ABC transporter substrate-binding protein has product MKNSPLRLLGKALCGLGLLSSLAHAEDRTLRVYNWFDYITPKALEDFKAQNTQTKLVYDVYDTNETLEAKLLTGNSGYDVVNPGDMFFAKEISAGVFQPLDRSKLPNWKHLDPNLMKLVEDNDPGNKFGVPYMYGTVLIGFNPEKVKAALGDNAPVDSWDLIFKEENISKLKQCGVALLDSPSEILPLALRHLGLDPNSTNPADYTKAEELLMKVRPFITYFHSSKYMADIANGDICVAVGYSGSFFQANNRAKDAKNGVVVDMRLPKEGAPVWFDMLSIPKSAKNPEDAYAFINYLLEPKVIAPISDFVGYPNPNKDATELVDPAIRNNPNLYPTEATMKTLYSVKPLPREAERARTRAWTRIKSGV; this is encoded by the coding sequence ATCAAGAACAGCCCCCTTCGCTTGCTTGGTAAAGCCCTTTGCGGGCTCGGCCTGCTCAGCTCTCTCGCCCATGCCGAAGATCGCACCTTGCGGGTCTATAACTGGTTCGACTACATAACCCCAAAGGCTCTGGAAGACTTCAAGGCCCAGAACACGCAGACCAAACTGGTCTACGACGTCTACGACACCAACGAAACCCTGGAAGCCAAGCTGCTCACCGGCAACTCCGGTTATGACGTGGTGAACCCGGGCGACATGTTCTTCGCTAAAGAGATCTCGGCGGGCGTGTTCCAGCCACTGGACCGCAGCAAGCTGCCAAACTGGAAACACCTCGATCCCAATCTGATGAAGCTGGTCGAAGACAACGACCCGGGCAATAAATTCGGTGTGCCCTACATGTACGGCACCGTCCTGATAGGTTTCAACCCGGAAAAAGTCAAAGCCGCGCTGGGGGATAACGCACCGGTGGACAGCTGGGACCTGATCTTCAAGGAAGAGAACATCAGCAAGCTCAAGCAGTGCGGCGTGGCCCTGCTCGACTCGCCGTCGGAGATTCTGCCGCTGGCCCTGCGACACCTCGGCCTGGACCCCAACAGCACCAACCCGGCCGACTACACCAAGGCTGAAGAACTGTTGATGAAGGTCCGTCCGTTTATCACCTACTTCCACTCGTCCAAGTACATGGCCGACATCGCCAACGGCGATATCTGTGTCGCAGTCGGTTATTCCGGTAGCTTCTTCCAGGCCAACAACCGTGCCAAGGACGCCAAGAATGGCGTGGTGGTCGACATGCGCCTGCCCAAGGAAGGCGCACCCGTGTGGTTTGACATGCTCTCGATCCCGAAATCAGCGAAAAATCCGGAAGACGCCTACGCCTTCATCAACTACTTGCTGGAACCGAAAGTCATCGCGCCAATCAGCGACTTTGTCGGCTACCCGAACCCGAACAAGGACGCCACTGAACTGGTTGATCCGGCGATCCGCAACAACCCGAACCTGTACCCGACCGAAGCGACCATGAAAACGCTCTACAGCGTGAAACCGCTGCCCCGAGAGGCGGAGCGCGCACGAACCCGGGCCTGGACAAGAATCAAGTCAGGTGTCTGA
- a CDS encoding amidase, with protein MIEVTEVSIAQLRVALESGQTTAVELVQAYLARIDAYNGLDTPTALNAVVVRNPDALKEAQASDARRAKGETLGPLDGIPYTAKDSYLVKGLTAASGSPAFAKLIAYRDAFTIERLRAAGAICLGKTNMPPMANGGMQRGVYGRAESPYNADYLTAPFASGSSNGAGSATAASFAAFGLAEETWSSGRGPASNNGLCAYTPSRGVISVRGNWPLVPTMDVVVPYARTMGDLLEVLDVVVAEDPDTRGDLWRMQPWVPIPSVASVRPASYVSLAANSGALVGKRFGVPCMYINADPQAGTSEAPGIGGPTGQRINTHPSVIGLWEQARQALEAAGAEVLDVDFPLVSNYEGDRPGASKVFNRGLVPEEFQHHELWDLSAWAFDDFLRANNDPKLHRLVDVDGQQIFPHDPGTLPCQQGAFAIDMSEYVQMAERGITPWDQIATLAGGLRGLEQTRRIDLEDWMDRLELDAVLFPTVANVGPANADVDPQSADIAWSNGIWVANGNLAIRHLGVPTVTVPMGVMPDTGMPVGLTFAGRAHDDSTLLRLASAFESTGTKRMIPPRTPPLSADN; from the coding sequence ATGATCGAGGTCACCGAAGTTTCCATTGCCCAACTGCGCGTCGCACTCGAATCCGGCCAGACAACGGCCGTTGAACTGGTCCAGGCCTATCTCGCCAGGATCGATGCCTACAATGGCCTCGACACCCCCACCGCCCTCAACGCGGTAGTGGTGCGCAACCCCGACGCGCTCAAGGAAGCCCAGGCCTCCGATGCCCGCCGGGCCAAGGGCGAAACCCTGGGTCCGCTCGATGGCATTCCCTACACGGCCAAGGACAGCTATCTGGTCAAGGGCCTCACCGCAGCCTCCGGCAGCCCCGCCTTCGCCAAGCTGATCGCCTATCGCGATGCCTTCACCATCGAACGGCTGCGCGCCGCCGGGGCGATCTGCCTGGGCAAGACCAACATGCCGCCCATGGCCAACGGCGGCATGCAGCGCGGGGTCTATGGCCGCGCGGAAAGCCCGTACAACGCCGACTACCTCACCGCGCCCTTCGCCTCGGGTTCGTCGAACGGCGCGGGTAGCGCCACCGCCGCCAGCTTCGCCGCCTTCGGCCTGGCGGAAGAAACCTGGTCGAGCGGCCGGGGGCCTGCCTCGAACAACGGTTTGTGTGCCTATACACCTTCGCGCGGGGTGATTTCGGTGCGCGGCAACTGGCCATTGGTACCAACGATGGACGTTGTCGTACCCTATGCCAGAACCATGGGGGACCTCCTTGAGGTGCTCGACGTGGTGGTCGCCGAAGACCCCGACACACGCGGCGATCTGTGGCGGATGCAGCCCTGGGTGCCGATCCCGAGCGTGGCTTCGGTGCGTCCAGCCTCCTATGTGTCGCTGGCGGCGAACAGTGGAGCACTCGTTGGAAAGCGCTTCGGCGTTCCGTGCATGTACATTAACGCCGATCCGCAAGCCGGCACCTCCGAGGCGCCGGGTATTGGTGGGCCAACCGGTCAGCGCATCAACACTCATCCTTCGGTGATCGGCCTTTGGGAACAAGCTCGCCAGGCACTCGAAGCCGCGGGCGCCGAAGTGCTTGATGTCGACTTTCCTCTGGTCTCCAACTACGAGGGTGATCGCCCTGGCGCGTCAAAGGTGTTCAATCGCGGACTAGTGCCTGAAGAGTTCCAGCACCATGAATTGTGGGATCTTTCGGCCTGGGCATTCGATGACTTTCTACGGGCCAACAACGATCCGAAATTGCACCGTCTGGTCGACGTCGACGGGCAGCAGATTTTTCCACACGATCCAGGCACTCTGCCCTGTCAGCAGGGTGCCTTTGCCATTGACATGAGCGAGTACGTGCAGATGGCCGAGCGTGGCATTACCCCTTGGGACCAGATCGCCACTCTTGCTGGCGGACTTCGAGGGCTTGAACAGACGCGTCGGATCGACCTTGAAGACTGGATGGATCGGCTTGAGCTCGATGCCGTGCTATTCCCGACAGTTGCCAACGTTGGCCCGGCGAATGCCGACGTCGATCCGCAGTCAGCGGACATCGCCTGGAGCAATGGCATCTGGGTCGCCAACGGCAACCTCGCCATCCGCCACCTGGGCGTGCCCACCGTCACCGTACCGATGGGCGTCATGCCGGACACAGGCATGCCGGTTGGACTGACCTTTGCCGGTCGTGCCCATGACGATTCGACGCTGCTGCGTTTGGCTTCAGCGTTTGAATCGACTGGTACGAAGCGCATGATCCCCCCTCGTACCCCGCCATTGTCCGCGGACAATTGA